Within the Aspergillus luchuensis IFO 4308 DNA, chromosome 5, nearly complete sequence genome, the region ACGATCCATAGGGCCCCAGCCCCAACCACTTGCCAGCGGGAATCTGACCCTTGGTCCCACGTATGATACGCCAGGGCCACCATTGCTGTAACCGCCAGAAGGTAGTGGATTCTCATGACGACCTGACAGTGCCGTCGGACGACCACATGCAAGGTCACAGGGAGTATCATCAAAATGGCAGCAGCTGCCTAACCCTGGTTAGTGGTATCGCTCTCGGGTTacagtcatcatcatggagggGCGGCGTGGTGACTGACCAGCAAGGGAACCCAGTCATGCCTCATCGAGGGGATCGGGTTATCCGCTCtggcgatggcaatggctccaTGAAGAAGGGAATGGGCGGCCATCACCCGCCCAAACCAGCGATGCAACCACGCAACGGCAGAGCGGCTGATTCCAAGCAGATGGGCCGGGAGGCCAAAGGTCAGGCCCGTACCGAGCGGCAATAGGTTCAGGACGGCGAGCTTCGCCGCGCGTTGCTGGACATCAGCCCAGCCATGGGCGGAGACGAGTAGGAGGACAATGTTGGCGCCCAGGAGCACCCCGACCAAAATGACCTCGCATGCGGTGGATATGTCAATGGTCTGGGCGAGCCACGGCAACTCATAGCCGATGCGCCGCCCAAGGGAGACCGCGATCGGGCGTTGGACAGTCCATCGACCAAGCCGGTGCGCCAGCCGGGCGGTCAACCAGACGCCCAGAAAAATAGCAATCCATATTCCGTACCAATCAACGGATTGGATCTGGCTGGCCTGTTCATACAGGTCTGAGAGGGCTGGAGGCATTGTCTCTGACGGAGCGGAAGTTGGATCTGACAGATGGGAGATGTCCACTTATAAGCATTTCACGGCGTCGACTTTCGGCTACCGGTGCAGCTAGATGTTACATACTTTCATTATCGATGGTTGGCCTCCGCGCCCCTCCTATtgtagttgaagatggtgaaacGGTCAAGTAAACGACAGACACCCGCTTATTTGCCCGTGAAACCATGCGGTTAAATCCGAAAAACGAAAAACGCTGGGTCCTATCCGCGCTTCCAATCCGATGCCCAGGCATCAGAAATTTGGGGTGTGCCGAAGATAGTCTGTAGAAAAACTAAATGGGTATTTAgcgagcttctgcttctgtccGAACAGGTTTATATTTTGATGGCCTTTTTACCACGGTGGCTTATGGGAGATCATCTTTTCATCTTGCCCTAGTTCTACATGCTGACAAAGGTTGAATTTTCTGAAACTGGAATTGTGTCCGACCGCTACGTATGCCGCTATACGGTGTAGAAGCACCGCTCGAACTCGAATCAGCTGTGTGTAGGCAAGGGATACAGTAGACCTTTCTACTGTACGCAAATCTTCAGATACTCTACTGCTTAGCAAACAAGTACGAACTGTTGAATCGGCTAAAGTAACATTGGCTGAAGGCTCCTTCAAGTCCGTTCGGTTATGTGTCCAGGTATAGACATTTAAAGAAGGGTACAAAAGCACGAGTCTAACCGGCTGAGCACGCAGGATGCTCGTGTCGAGTGAATTCTTCCGTGAGATCCAGATTAGTGACGCAGGATTAAGAGATCTGCTAGCCACGAGCCCTACACCTTCTCagtttctcatcttcctagTAGCCATAAGCCTTTGAACAAGGACCGGTGCTTACACATGGGATTTCATTTCCATCGAGCAAGATGATGAGCAGAACAATTTTCAATGTGACTGATTACCGGTACAATTGATAAGCAGGCTCCAGAAAAAGCTCATGCCGCAGTATCTAGTAGGAATGGCTATCTTTCCACTGCAGTACTGTAAACGTCTCGTTTTCATATTGCTCACGATCCAACAAGCTATCATCTAAAGCAGAAGAATAAATGCATCAATCTTCCTCtcattcctcctcagccGTCAATCTTCCAAACAGGAAGCCTAAtacagtgatgatgatgatgatgatgatgatgattcataCGCTGGCCCCTCGCCTTAAGGCGATATGCAGGGAACCACTATCTACtcactatgtacatccattaactgtagactattactttcctgacgaacttggagcctcgtcaaggcctgtgtgGGCCGGTGCCTGGGGTTCTGTtctgccgccctcgtggcgcgcgacttcgaaaTCTCTGCGACGCCTCTGCAAAATCCAGTACCGCCCCTAGGACGCTACCGTTCTGCGTGGCATCTTCCAACTTACCTTCCTTAccttggcctgctcctcctaGCATATCTGAAACGTTGTTAAACCCGCCTCCGATTATCCGCCGCAATTCTTGCCGTAGCGCTCTCAGCCGCGGGCAGTCTATCAATACGTGGACCACGGTTTCCATCGCTCCACATTCGCACTGCTCGTTATCTCGGAAGCCATGTTGCTTGGCATAGGTGGCGAGCCACGAGTGGCCGGTCCGAAGTTGCGCCAGCAGGTAGGCTCGGTTGCGGGGAAGTGAGCCGTACAGTCGGCGCGTGCGGCACGCGGGCAGTGCCTGATCCACGCGTCGGAGGTGCCCTCCGTTCTTAGAGGTCTTCCATTCTTGTTCCCATTCATTTTTGATCTTGTTGCGGATGAAAGCCTTCTCCCGCGATAGCAGATACTGGAAAAGGTGTTTGTTTTCTGCGCCCAccgcttccttggccagacgGTCCGCCGCCAAGAGACATATCTACACAGCCAAGGCTGCCCGTGGCCAAGCCTTAACGAGTCCTTGCAGCTGGTGTAAAGCAGCTTCGACAGGCCTGCTTGTTCAGGCCACTGCCCCGGTTTTCAGTCCACTCAACTCTCGATGAGCGTCTTCCAGATATTGAGGCCCCGGCCAAAACCTCTCACCCCAGGTGTCTCCAGGTTTGCTCCTTAAGCATGCATCACCGGCATCTCAGCTAGAGCGGCTTCACGTCAGGCAAACAGCCGCAGGTTCTCAGTGCGAGTGAGATAGCGAAAATGGGTAGAACCCTCCCCGCTAGGACGTCACCACTTTGGCCGTTCGACATCAGGTCCCCAGTGCGAGTGAGGTAGCTGATTTCCGTCTCTTTGCACACCGACACGCGCGTCCGTCCTCTCGGGCCACATAGACAGTCTCGTCAAGTTCTTTCTACTTGTCCGTCACTGCCATTATGTGCCACGCCCCACAGGGAATGTTTCCCTCCTTCGCGTTACTAGCCGAGATCTCTCTCGACTAGCCGACCGTGTCTTGCAGAGGTGGACTAGAAGCATCTCCAGTAGCCCTGCGCGATACTccgaccatcctccactAACCAAGCTTGTGTCCCCAATTTTGCAGACCTCCCGAGCACCCGTAGCTACGCCTTAATGAGTTCAGTGAGATTCGTCGCTGGATCGCACGCCCCTAGAGAAGTAGACGGTCAGCATTCCCAATCAAGACTGCCCGTGGCAGAGCCTTAACGAGGGTCTTGTAACTGGAACTGTTGGCGCCCATTCTCCAGACTCGCGTGATCCACTGCTTGGCTGGTTCTATTCTCCCTCGTCGCTCTACGCGTATTCAAATTGTGTTCTCAAAACTTCTGCTGGGCGTGTCGCAATCTCAGAGAGCGTTCAAGCTCAGAGGTGTCCTGTCTCCTGTTTAGGCGATACCACGTCCACTGGAAAAGCAAGTCCAGTGTCGGTCTCGAGTACGAATCGAGTAAACAGTCGTCGGATGGTTTTCATACCCCTTTTCCTCCGATTTTCGTCCGATGCTGGTACAgtcggatggatggatggatggtttcaTTTACCCTGACCCCTCGCTAAGGCGATATGCAGGCTACTACCACTATATGTATCTCTTTAATAAACATTGGTCCTGTACCACTTCTTAAACGAACTTAGAGCCTCGTCGGGGCCTATTGTGGCCTTTGCGCCGTTGATGTTAGTTAGCTGCCCTTATGGCACGCGGCTTCGAAATCGCTGGGATGCTTCCGCAAAATCCAAGACGGCCTCGACTGTCTTGGTGCGTGAAGCGTTGCTGACTCTACTTCCACCCTCCTGACAAGATCCGCCCAGCAGGACTGACATGTTATTGAGCGCATCACCGACCTTTGCCCGGAGCTCTCGACGTAAGTCTCTGAGCAGCGGGCAATCTAGAAGGACGTGTAGTATACTTTCCCGTTCACCGCAGAGGCACCTGTCATCATCGTGGAAGCCGAACAACTTTCCGTACGTGGACAGCCAGCAATGTCCCGACCGTATCTGGGTCAGAAGGTATGCTCGATTTCTTGGCAGAGATCCGTAGAGTCGTCTGGTGTATTTTGCTGGCAGTGTGTTGTCGATTTTCCGGAGATGGCCGCCGTCCCTGgactctttccattctttctcccATTGAGTAAGGATTCCTTGCCTGATGTATGCTCTTTCACGCGAGAGCAGGGGAGAAAACGGGTGTGTCCTGCCAGGTATGGCTGCTTCTTTGGCCAGCCGATCGGCTGTGTCGTTACCGAGGATCTCGCTGTGTCCGGGAACCCACTGCAATCGAATTGTAACCCCGTGTGTTCTCGTATTCTTGGCTGCTTGAAGGATCGCATAGATAATTTGTTGGCCTGATTTATTGCCGGGTTTCTGAATAGCCAGCAGTGCTGACATGCTGTCGCTGAGAATAGTGACTGTTCTCGCTCGTTTCTGGCCGGCTCTCCGCTGTTGCAGCACGATTCTATTGATAAGATTGATCGCATAAAGGATACCGATTAGTTCGGCGGCATGCACCGACCATTGGCCCATGGGTCCGACCTGTATCTGTAGGCTCCCAGTCGTTATCGATGCGTCATCGAggactgcggctgcggcACCCAGGTGGCCTTGGCGCCCCGAGGCGACGGAGTACACCACAAGGTCCGACTCAGACCGTGCTGCCTCCGCCTGCTCCATCGCTATTTCTCTACTGGTCGCAATGTCCATTTTAGAAAAGGCTTCAGTCCGCCACGGTGGTTGTGGGGCTGGATCAATCATTTCCAGGTCGTCGAGCCTTTCTAGGTTCATGGTTTTCAGAGCCTCCGCGAGCGGGAACCGGGCGTGTGATCCGACATTATCTCGTCGTCTCCGGGCCCGAAGCAGGACTTCCCGGATTGGATGCTTCCGTGGCAATGTGTGGAGTtgagtgatggtggtttgaGCACGCTGGCGTAGGCGAAGATGGATAGGTAGTATATAAGCTTCGACATCGAGAGTGGATGTGGCTACCGTTCGGAAGGCGGAGAGAATACGAATAAGTGCCGTACGCTGCACGGTGCGTTACTGTCTCAGGTGTGTTTTGTCTCGCAGTGGGTCGTGCCACACAGTTGACGCATATTGAACAACTGGTGTGACACACGCTTCGTATAGTTGTCGCATCTGTTCAGGCCGAAGCTGCCGCAGCCCCCCAATCGCCACGTTGACCTTGGTAGCTCGCTTGACAGCTTGTTGCACATGCTCCTCCCACCGTAGTTCATGGTCAAAAATGACGCCGAGGAGCTTTGCagttgttgatggagtgATGACGCTGCTATTTATGGTGATTTGATCTCGACATtgttcccttttcttcctggTGATATGGATGAGTTCAGTCTTTTCGGCAGCAAAGCTCGATCCTGTTTTCCGAGCCCAGGCTTCAATCCGGGGTATATCCTCGGATTGGAGTTTCGCCAAGTTCTCTTCAGCAGATCGGCCAACCCGCCAATGGAAGTAAtcgtcgatgaaggctgATGCACCGCCGTGAAAGTTGACTGGTTGGTCCACCAGATCACTGTTGAAAAACGCAAAGAGGATAGGTAATAAGGGGGAACGCTTGCGCCAGCCCGGCATTTCCCAGCGGTATCACCTCGGAGCAGTAGTCATCGAACCCAATCCTGGCTTGTCGACCGCTCATGAAGCTTGCAATCCACCATCGAGCGACCTTAGGAATGCCTTTAGCTTGGAGACGAATATCGAGACTGGTCTTGTTCACGCCATTGAAAGCACCCTTCAGATCAAAGGCTACCAAGGTAACTACTCTCTGTCCATACCACGCCCGGTCGATTGCGTTAGTCAACACCAGCAGGGCCTGCTCGGTTGTTCGCCCCGGACGTTCCCCGAACTGGGTGTCCGGGAGAAGTCCGTAGTGCTCTGCGAGGTAGGACAGCCGCCGGGCCATTACCGCCTCAAGTAATTTGCCGAGTGTGTTCAGCAGTGAGATCGGCCGGTACGCTCCCGGGATCGAGTAATCCGACTTCCCGGGTTTATGTAGAACCACAATCCGGGCGCTTCTCCACTTTCGGGGGTGGTACCCTAAGTCAATCGATGCTGCGAAAATTCGCGTGATGAGGTTTCCAAGGTGTCTCCACAGCCGTTTCCAGATCAGCATCGGGAGCCCGTCATCTCCGGGCGCCGTTGAGCTCTTCGCTGCCTGTAAGGATCTATAGACTTCGAGATCTGTGATTGGTTGCCATGGAAGTTCCGCTGGGATTTGTGTGGGTGTCTCTTCCTGGGCCGGCGCCATCGTCGGGAAGAATGTATTCATGAATGCTTCGGCCTTCTCTTGGTTTCCAGTCACGCTGCGGTTATCGACTTTGAGAGCCGGAACGCTGCTCCAGGATTCGCGTGGCCGCATGTATGTCGCCGCTTTCCAAagcctcccttcccctgctcTGTCCAGAAACTGTTTCCAATGTGCGGTTTTGGCTTTCTCAATTGCCCGTGTCCATGTCCGGCGCTTTTGGCGCATCTCCTCAGAGAGTAGCTTAGTGTAGGGGTCGTCCCGTCCTGCCCTTGCGCAGCTCTCTTGCCATTTACGCCGTGTTTGGTTTACTGCTTTTTGTTGGGTTTTGAGGTCTGGTGTAAACCAACGCTTAGCATATGGTGACGGTTGTAGGTTCGGGATGTCCTTGTCAATGGCCGTCGCGGTCGCTTGAATAAGTTTCTCCACCGTGGCATCGAGTGTTTCAATTGTGTCTGGCGTCTCCCAGGGCCTCATGCTTCCCCATATATCCCATCCAATATTTTCCCAGCCGGCTCGTTCGTACGCCTTCCTTGGTTTGGTGTCGGGGTTGCGCGGCATTCGGAGGCTCCATTCCGAGTAGGTTGCTCGGTGGTCGGAGCCGTAATTATCATGGTAAAGATGGCATTTGAGAAGCATCCCCGGACGGTCCGTCAATGTCTGATCGATAGTAGAGTTTCTACCGGGGTGGCTTAGTGACCAGAAAGTTGCCGTGCCGCGTGGGAGGCAGCTCCGAAGGCTGTAGGTGTTGAAGAAATTGATCAATTCGCTCGCATCTTCGATGAAACGGGATTGGACATGGTTACCACCCCAAGCCGGGTGGTGACGATTGAAGTCTCCTGACAGTATGAGACTAGTGGTCTTGTTTGTGTTCTGTAGAGTACTCAACATGTTCAACCATGGCACCAAATACAAAATTATTCTGTCGCGAGAGCATTGCTTGTGTTGAACATGGCTGTTGTGCCACAGATGTCGAACCCGAATGGATTACTGTAAAACCATCAATAAAGAGTTGAGCAATTGACTTCTGGAGGACTAATTTTCAACTGGCCTTGGCTCCCCTTAAGCCCAGCATGGGCGTTCGGGTCGACTTACCTGCTCGAAACTTTGTTCGTATTACTGTACATACTATATGCATACTTCTTATTACTGTTTTAACAATATCGATCAGTTGAAAAGTATATCGATTATACCATCGCTGCGCTGGTCTTGTCCCATGGATGAAAAGCAGGTGCCGAACTGGACACAACCCACAAAAAgttgttgggtggtggcTTATTCTGGTACACACCACGCAGTAGTCTACGTGGCCTTTCCCTCAAAGCCGGCTACACAGACACTAGCCTTATCCGAATACTGTTCCGGGTTGCCGCGGTCTCCTTGGTTCACGCTGTTCCCTGAGATTGCTGCTCGCCTAAAGTGACCCTCTCATATTAGATCAGAATAAATGCCAGGTCAACATGTTCATTCATCACTATGTATGAACTTCTTTGCGAACTTCTGCCTATTCATGTCTGTGATAGTTATGGGGTCATCAATATAGGTTCAAACAGGTGCCAGAGTCGATTCTAGCCAAACTAATATTTGCAAATAACCCTACTGGGCTTTGATGTGTATCTAGATTGCCTGCCTGCCATCCTGTTTCTCCTTTCGCATATTGTTTGGAATGCTGTCACCCAACGTCGTTACCCCAGCTCACGCTTCGTCACCCAACCGGTCGGCTATAATAGAGATGGAAGACACACATATGTCTCGCGTCTTTACAGGCTTGGCCCCCTCACTATAATTGTTGTCTTTCCTATAATTTCCTACTTTGCTGACTACCTTAATCGGGCGCTGCTGAACTATCTGAACCTGACACGCAAGAGCTGCGGATTGAAGAACAGTCTACAAAATTTTAGTCAATCAAGCCTACGTGATACCGGTAGTAGACTATGCATCTACCGTGTGGCACAACCGCCTCAAGGATAAGACCCACCTGCGGCAGCTGGCAGCCATCCAGCGTGCTGCTCTGATACGGATTTTTTCCGCCTTTGGAACAGTATTAACATCAGGCACTCGAAGTGGATTCCTACACACTACCAACTCGTTTACGGCTGAAGCAGCGCGCTCAAATCGTCGCGATCAGCCTCAGCACAGTGTCGTAACACCACCCAATCCCATGATATAATGACTCGAGCAAGAGTAAGTTGACCTTCCCGTACGTCACGATCGACCCTTACTGGGTAGAAAAATTGTTGTTCCGTAGATTCAGCAAAAGCAGGGAAACTACATCCAGCTTAGGGCTGGGCCTCAGGAGTCTGTCAAGAAAGTAAAGTGGGTTCTAGACTTGTGCATGCTCAGTGAATGGCTAGCAATACTTCCCAGGCACCTCTGAATTTATTCCGGCCTCCAGCATGCTTTTTTCCAAAATCGAATAAAATTTTGTAGACTGTTCCTTAAATCGCAGCTTTTGCGTGTCAGCCTCAGTTCGTCCAGCAGCTCAAGATTTAGATAGCATGCAAAGTGGGAGATTATAGGACAGACAAcaattatatatgtataaggTCCCTCTTCTTACAAGGATTCCGACCTGCTCTAAGATCTCGTTATACCTCGTCCCTCTACTCTACCAACAATGCAAACCGAtaggaagatgagatgaactCATATCGACTTACTATCAACCCAACTATCAGCAATGACCAAGCAAATCGAGAAGTCCTTGACGATATTGAAGATTAATGAATATAAAGACAGAGAGCACATACTCTAACTCAAGAAAATTCGAGATCAAGTAATACTGGGACGAGTCAGGTGGCTTTATCGTCTCGTAGCCCGTAAGGTATGTTTATAGTAATGGTTCGATGGTCTACGGACAGTGATGGATTTCATAAAGCTCAGCCTCTTCCGGAAAGTAAGGATGATTATAGTTGTAGCTGTATTGGGATAATGTATTGTCGTCACGCGAATACTGGCATTGCTGTACCTCCTCTTCAAATCGGACACGGAACTTTCTTCGCTTGTTCCAGTCTTGGCTCGAGCTGAGGATTATCTGTGCGAAAGGAATCAGAATCGATGAAGAACGTACCAGGTGTGCATTTAACTTACACTAGGAACTGAATAAATGGTTATGTTCCAGATTCGGCCAAGCAGAGACCTCCCATTTGTGGAGTCGTTAGATGCTGAAGGATACTCTGGGACTTCCCATATGCTCGGTTTTCGCTTCAGGGAAGGTTTTCTGGGGGCTTGTGTCGAGCGTGCTTCGTTCGGTGTTGGACTGGAGCTTCTACTAGACTTCAGTGGGCCGTAGAGCCAGGTAATGTCGTTATCTTTGTCCCTGCCATAGGTCAGAATCTCACGGTCGGGTAATATCATGATGCGATGACATTTACCAAGAGATAAACGCCGCTGGCATGCGGATGGCCTGCCGAGTCGATGCTAACCATGCTCTCCAAAGAGCATTCTCGAACCGACATCTGACAAGACTGTCTTGGATTATTTGGCGGACATGTTTTCTAGTAGCCCACATCTCCTCGTATGTCCAGGAATGTGCGAGATAGTCAACATTGACTGTGGCGTCCTCTTCGATCATGAGATCATCGCGGACAAACCTTGTTCGGGACATGTAGCCCTGGGGTGGGGGCTGCTTAGAAGCAATgcagggaagggagaggacAGGAGGTCACTGGCGGTGATACTCACTGGCAGTCAAGGGTCGTTTCATTTGAAATTGTTCCTGAATACCAAAGGACCAGTATGAAGGGGATTGGACGCTAGATATATAGGGTAAACGAATGCAAGCATTCACAATCTACGTAGTAGGCAAATGTCAGGTTCACTCTGTCGATATTTAACCAGCATAGTATCAGTCCCACAGCTGATAAGGAGCTCTACATGTCATACTTGCAGTGTCCCCACTCAGAACACAGGCTAAACTAGACTCGCGTGAAGGTGATATTCACCCTTATTGGTGAACCAGCGTCTACATATGGTCTATTTGTGGAAGTTCCCTGTTGCGGAAAGCTCGAAACATGGTGCACAGAGAGGAGTTGTAGTGGCCCAGCGGCCGGGGACAGCCTAGTTACCGAGATAGGGAATGGTGGACACGACAGCCGGACGCCACCAGAATGAGCACGGAATGAGGAGATGTAATCATGGGTGACATTTGTCGTTCAAGGACGCGTTCGGGACTGCCTAAGTTTCCCAGCCAATAGCACTCTTTAGTTGATCGGAAGAATTAGCCACCCAATCAGCACTTCGTATTTCACATGCCACTGGCTCCTGGGGCCACAACTTGGAGTATACTCTCAACTGCAGTAACCCAGCTGGTAGCTCCCTTTGGGTGGGGAGCCTAGACCTGCCGATAAGCGATATGAGATTCCCGAACTCCTTAACGAGCCCAGCCTGTCTGCTCAGCCCCATACCACCGTATAGACTCGTCGCTACCATCAACCAGCCTACATAACATACCCTATCTTATATTGAACCCATGATGTCTGCGAAGAATAATCGGCATTCTTCGCCTGTGGTAGTCGGGCCCGCCCTATGTCGTAGAGGACCCACCTCGGAATCTTGTTTTGTTGATTTTGCAGCAAGCAAGGTATCGGGCACACATTTCCAAATGAATCCGTGCATCTTCTCATCAATTGAATGATTATGTCTTGGCCTCTTAAGAGGCCAGTGGGCTACTTTGCCGCCGGCATGAGcccctttgcttttcttaCCGCATGCTCTACTATTCGCAAGAACGCTCCTTACATCTCGCATTCCAAAGCCTCCAAGCTTCTCTCTCTACCGAATCGTGCTGAAGCAGACGCCCGCTGGACTTACCACACGGAACGAGACTATGACTTTGAAGACAGCCTGAATGAGCAGACAGTGCTGTGTCTTCCATATTACCATCATACCTAAGACAAGCAACCGGGTATGGATGTTACTCCTTTGGGTCGTAAAGCTTGTCATACTCTTGGAGAGAATTCCCATTTATTCGATGAATACCGTCTGCCAAGACGGAGGTTATCAGCGTTGACGCATTCTCCTCCAAGTGAGAAAGCTGCATAACCCGTTACAATGTAATGCAACGCACTACAGATTCATAATGTCGCGAAGATCCTCCACCGCATGGTAGGCAGTCCCCACAGTTCGTCCTCGGCGTTGCACAAAGGCATTCCGTGGATGTGCCACCACCGAGTATCGGTCGCGTAGCAGCTTCGGCACACTGATCAGTTTCATCCCGACCTGTGGCGCGAAATACACGTTCTTCAACACCAAGGGACGGTTGCACCTCCACTTCGGGGCGGGCTTCGATGGCTCGCTGCCGCAC harbors:
- a CDS encoding uncharacterized protein (COG:S;~EggNog:ENOG410PJF1); amino-acid sequence: MSRTRFVRDDLMIEEDATVNVDYLAHSWTYEEMWATRKHVRQIIQDSLVRCRFENALWRAWLASTRQAIRMPAAFISWDKDNDITWLYGPLKSSRSSSPTPNEARSTQAPRKPSLKRKPSIWEVPEYPSASNDSTNGRSLLGRIWNITIYSVPSIILSSSQDWNKRRKFRVRFEEEVQQCQYSRDDNTLSQYSYNYNHPYFPEEAELYEIHHCP